Proteins encoded in a region of the Podarcis muralis chromosome 2, rPodMur119.hap1.1, whole genome shotgun sequence genome:
- the HYAL3 gene encoding hyaluronidase-3 isoform X2 has protein sequence MILGRTISVRIIFLLGVVQCLRGYSWEQTTASSVFQQEPFVVVWNLPTAKCREHFGITLPLEAYGIVENKDNAFRGQNITIFYKNKFGLYPYISPDGKWHNGGIPQNVDLKKHLETVSRDVLESLKPDFQGLAVVDWEEWRPLWRRNWGPKNVYRMASKKWARNRRPDEPLTEQSYVAEIEFEQAARAFMERTIEMGKSLRPQGFWGFYGFPDCFNYNWENEENYTGHCNPTEVQWNDHLMWLWKVSSALYPSIYLSPKLPTSYHQSYVHHRLKEAFRVAQFGVKQPLPVIAYSRVSYRHSPRYLTEADLVYTIGESAALGAAGVVLWGDLSYSQSPESCRSLKHYITTTLGPYIVNVTTAARMCSRELCHGHGRCVRQDPSELEAFLHLDLQQWEEESSMTDFPDQDMFAWEQFQCHCYPQWTGASCETPLWLEPVLGPDCSRAQQYYNIFHAGTLPQMEKRLL, from the exons ATGATCCTGGGCAGAACCATTTCAGTCCGCATCATCTTCCTCCTTGGGGTCGTCCAGTGCCTGAGAGGGTATAGCTGGGAGCAGACAACGGCCAGCTCTGTTTTCCAGCAGGAGCCATTTGTGGTGGTGTGGAACTTGCCCACAGCTAAGTGTCGAGAGCATTTTGGGATCACCCTGCCTCTGGAAGCCTATGGCATTGTGGAGAACAAGGACAATGCTTTTCGTGGCCAGAACATAACCATTTTTTACAAGAACAAGTTTGGGCTCTATCCCTACATCTCCCCAGATGGCAAATGGCACAATGGGGGGATACCTCAGAACGTCGATCTGAAGAAGCACCTGGAGACAGTCTCAAGAGATGTTTTGGAAAGCCTGAAGCCTGATTTCCAGGGACTGGCCGTGGTGGACTGGGAGGAGTGGCGGCCTCTCTGGAGGCGGAACTGGGGCCCCAAGAACGTGTATAGGATGGCCTCTAAAAAATGGGCACGGAACAGAAGGCCTGATGAACCCCTCACGGAGCAATCCTATGTTGCGGAGATAGAGTTTGAACAGGCAGCTCGGGCCTTCATGGAAAGAACTATAGAAATGGGGAAGTCTCTGAGGCCACAGGGATTCTGGGGCTTCTATGGGTTCCCTGACTGTTTCAATTACAACTGGGAGAACGAAGAGAACTACACCGGCCATTGCAATCCCACAGAGGTCCAGTGGAATGATCATCTCATGTGGCTCTGGAAGGTTTCATCTGCCCTCTATCCTAGTATCTACCTCTCACCAAAACTCCCAACATCTTACCACCAGAGTTATGTTCACCACCGCCTCAAAGAAGCATTTCGTGTGGCACAGTTTGGCGTGAAGCAGCCTCTCCCTGTAATTGCGTATTCCAGAGTCTCCTACAGACATTCTCCACGGTACCTGACTGAG GCTGACCTGGTGTATACAATTGGAGAGAGTGCAGCACTTGGGGCTGCTGGGGTTGTGCTCTGGGGTGACCTCTCCTATTCCCAGTCACCG GAGAGCTGCAGGAGCCTCAAGCATTACATCACCACGACGCTGGGCCCATATATCGTCAACGTAACCACGGCAGCGCGCATGTGCAGCCGTGAGCTGTGCCACGGGCATGGACGTTGCGTGAGACAGGACCCCAGCGAACTGGAAGCCTTCCTCCACCTGGACCTGCAGCAGTGGGAAGAGGAGTCCTCAATGACAGATTTTCCAGATCAAGACATGTTCGCATGGGAACAATTTCAGTGTCACTGCTATCCTCAGTGGACTGGAGCCTCGTGTGAGACACCGCTGTGGCTGGAGCCTGTCCTAGGACCGGATTGTAGTCGAGCTCAACAGTATTACAATATATTTCATGCAGG GACTTTGCCACAGATGGAGAAAAGACTACTGTAA
- the LSMEM2 gene encoding leucine-rich single-pass membrane protein 2, with the protein MSSDTGEDTMAKDAASSDRELIENGMAEINLHAVESISDLHYASGGRESTRVSEGGSPSQPNSPWTPHSTSSKHFTFPHEEDTSFLPVQNLHLLPAFTCCPCFGPTCCPASFFALLGVLVVASLGLATLAVYLSVLQRESLRVLAQWLESQEEAIREMRAVSLQLWRQLNASDSGFQT; encoded by the exons ATGTCCAGTGACACTGGAGAAG ACACCATGGCGAAGGATGCTGCTTCCTCCGATAGGGAACTCATTGAAAATGGCATGGCAGAAATAAACTTGCACGCGGTAGAGTCCATCAGTGACCTGCATTATGCATCCGGCGGACGTGAAAGCACCAGGGTCTCAGAAG GGGGCAGCCCATCTCAGCCCAACAGCCCATGGACTCCTCACAGCACGTCCTCCAAACATTTCACTTTCCCACATGAAGAGGACACGTCCTTTCTACCCGTCCAGAATCTCCATCTCCTCCCTGCGTTCACCTGCTGCCCTTGCTTCGGTCCGACATGTTGCCCTGCAAGCTTCTTTGCTCTCCTCGGGGTGCTCGTAGTGGCCAGCCTTGGTCTGGCCACACTGGCCGTGTATCTGAGTG TCTTGCAGCGTGAGTCACTGCGTGTCCTTGCCCAGTGGCTGGAGTCCCAGGAGGAGGCCATCCGAGAAATGAGAGCTGTGAGCTTACAGCTATGGAGGCAGCTAAATGCCAGCGATTCAGGATTTCAAACCTGA
- the HYAL3 gene encoding hyaluronidase-3 isoform X1 encodes MILGRTISVRIIFLLGVVQCLRGYSWEQTTASSVFQQEPFVVVWNLPTAKCREHFGITLPLEAYGIVENKDNAFRGQNITIFYKNKFGLYPYISPDGKWHNGGIPQNVDLKKHLETVSRDVLESLKPDFQGLAVVDWEEWRPLWRRNWGPKNVYRMASKKWARNRRPDEPLTEQSYVAEIEFEQAARAFMERTIEMGKSLRPQGFWGFYGFPDCFNYNWENEENYTGHCNPTEVQWNDHLMWLWKVSSALYPSIYLSPKLPTSYHQSYVHHRLKEAFRVAQFGVKQPLPVIAYSRVSYRHSPRYLTEADLVYTIGESAALGAAGVVLWGDLSYSQSPESCRSLKHYITTTLGPYIVNVTTAARMCSRELCHGHGRCVRQDPSELEAFLHLDLQQWEEESSMTDFPDQDMFAWEQFQCHCYPQWTGASCETPLWLEPVLGPDCSRAQQYYNIFHAGYVSNVVVKSNICPPSLYDEKTEFQ; translated from the exons ATGATCCTGGGCAGAACCATTTCAGTCCGCATCATCTTCCTCCTTGGGGTCGTCCAGTGCCTGAGAGGGTATAGCTGGGAGCAGACAACGGCCAGCTCTGTTTTCCAGCAGGAGCCATTTGTGGTGGTGTGGAACTTGCCCACAGCTAAGTGTCGAGAGCATTTTGGGATCACCCTGCCTCTGGAAGCCTATGGCATTGTGGAGAACAAGGACAATGCTTTTCGTGGCCAGAACATAACCATTTTTTACAAGAACAAGTTTGGGCTCTATCCCTACATCTCCCCAGATGGCAAATGGCACAATGGGGGGATACCTCAGAACGTCGATCTGAAGAAGCACCTGGAGACAGTCTCAAGAGATGTTTTGGAAAGCCTGAAGCCTGATTTCCAGGGACTGGCCGTGGTGGACTGGGAGGAGTGGCGGCCTCTCTGGAGGCGGAACTGGGGCCCCAAGAACGTGTATAGGATGGCCTCTAAAAAATGGGCACGGAACAGAAGGCCTGATGAACCCCTCACGGAGCAATCCTATGTTGCGGAGATAGAGTTTGAACAGGCAGCTCGGGCCTTCATGGAAAGAACTATAGAAATGGGGAAGTCTCTGAGGCCACAGGGATTCTGGGGCTTCTATGGGTTCCCTGACTGTTTCAATTACAACTGGGAGAACGAAGAGAACTACACCGGCCATTGCAATCCCACAGAGGTCCAGTGGAATGATCATCTCATGTGGCTCTGGAAGGTTTCATCTGCCCTCTATCCTAGTATCTACCTCTCACCAAAACTCCCAACATCTTACCACCAGAGTTATGTTCACCACCGCCTCAAAGAAGCATTTCGTGTGGCACAGTTTGGCGTGAAGCAGCCTCTCCCTGTAATTGCGTATTCCAGAGTCTCCTACAGACATTCTCCACGGTACCTGACTGAG GCTGACCTGGTGTATACAATTGGAGAGAGTGCAGCACTTGGGGCTGCTGGGGTTGTGCTCTGGGGTGACCTCTCCTATTCCCAGTCACCG GAGAGCTGCAGGAGCCTCAAGCATTACATCACCACGACGCTGGGCCCATATATCGTCAACGTAACCACGGCAGCGCGCATGTGCAGCCGTGAGCTGTGCCACGGGCATGGACGTTGCGTGAGACAGGACCCCAGCGAACTGGAAGCCTTCCTCCACCTGGACCTGCAGCAGTGGGAAGAGGAGTCCTCAATGACAGATTTTCCAGATCAAGACATGTTCGCATGGGAACAATTTCAGTGTCACTGCTATCCTCAGTGGACTGGAGCCTCGTGTGAGACACCGCTGTGGCTGGAGCCTGTCCTAGGACCGGATTGTAGTCGAGCTCAACAGTATTACAATATATTTCATGCAGGGTATGTCAGCAATGTTGTTGTGAAGTCAAACATCTGTCCTCCTTCCCTTTACGATGAAAAGACAGAATTCCAATAA